The Bombus huntii isolate Logan2020A chromosome 1, iyBomHunt1.1, whole genome shotgun sequence genome contains a region encoding:
- the LOC126866841 gene encoding dnaJ homolog subfamily C member 8 isoform X3 produces MAAPLIAWKLVTIKMAATNSNISSDSPTKKEDEFNEFYSEVKEIEKRDSVLTPKQQIDRLLRPGSSYFNLNPFEVLQIDPSTSIDEIKKKYRRMSILVHPDKNQDDAERAQQAFEIVNKAWKTLENEETRAKCMDVIEEAKARTDHMIVEKKKKLKKEGKTESANILEEETEEGYRHAVWVMTMKLFADMERRRRELATRDAEQRKRKREEELSAEAQAALEREWQKNFEESRQSRVDSWKAFQSGASATKQKKAKKLKAFRPPKTKAESR; encoded by the exons GCGGCACCACTAATAGCATGGAAGTTAGTAACAATCAAGATGGCTGCTACCAACTCGAATATATCCAGTGATAGTCCAACCAAGAAGGAGGACGAATTCAATGAATTTTATTCCGAA gtgaaagaaatagaaaaaagagATTCGGTATTAACTCCCAAACAACAAATTGACAGACTACTTCGACCTGGCTCatcgtattttaatttaaaccCTTTTGAAGTATTACAAATTGATCCATCCACATCTatagatgaaataaaaaagaaatatcgacGT ATGTCAATTCTTGTGCATCCTGATAAAAACCAAGATGACGCAGAACGTGCACAACAAGCATTTGAAA TTGTTAACAAAGCATGGAAAACATTGGAAAACGAAGAAACTAGAGCTAAATGCATGGATGTTATAGAAGAAGCAAAAGCTAGAACGGATCATATG ATtgtagaaaagaagaaaaaactgaaaaaagaaggaaaaacaGAAAGTGCAAATATACTTGAAGAGGAAACAGAAGAAGGTTATAGACATGCAGTTTGGGTTATGACAATGAAACTTTTTGCTGACATGGAGAGAAGAAG AAGGGAATTAGCTACTCGAGATGCGGAACAACGTAAAAGGAAACGGGAAGAAGAACTATCTGCAGAAGCACAAGCTGCGTTAGAACGTGAGTGGCaaaaaaattttgaagaatCTCGACAATCAAGAGTTGATAGTTGGAAAGCTTTTCAGTCTGGTGCTAGTGCCACAAAACAAAAGAAAGCAAAAAAATTGAAAGCTTTCAGGCCTCCTAAAACGAAAGCTGAATCACGATAA
- the LOC126866841 gene encoding dnaJ homolog subfamily C member 8 isoform X1, which translates to MAAPLIAWKLVTIKMAATNSNISSDSPTKKEDEFNEFYSEVKEIEKRDSVLTPKQQIDRLLRPGSSYFNLNPFEVLQIDPSTSIDEIKKKYRRMSILVHPDKNQDDAERAQQAFEIVNKAWKTLENEETRAKCMDVIEEAKARTDHMIVEKKKKLKKEGKTESANILEEETEEGYRHAVWVMTMKLFADMERRRRELATRDAEQRKRKREEELSAEAQAALEREWQKNFEESRQSRVDSWKAFQSGASATKQKKAKKLKAFRPPKTKAESR; encoded by the exons ATG GCGGCACCACTAATAGCATGGAAGTTAGTAACAATCAAGATGGCTGCTACCAACTCGAATATATCCAGTGATAGTCCAACCAAGAAGGAGGACGAATTCAATGAATTTTATTCCGAA gtgaaagaaatagaaaaaagagATTCGGTATTAACTCCCAAACAACAAATTGACAGACTACTTCGACCTGGCTCatcgtattttaatttaaaccCTTTTGAAGTATTACAAATTGATCCATCCACATCTatagatgaaataaaaaagaaatatcgacGT ATGTCAATTCTTGTGCATCCTGATAAAAACCAAGATGACGCAGAACGTGCACAACAAGCATTTGAAA TTGTTAACAAAGCATGGAAAACATTGGAAAACGAAGAAACTAGAGCTAAATGCATGGATGTTATAGAAGAAGCAAAAGCTAGAACGGATCATATG ATtgtagaaaagaagaaaaaactgaaaaaagaaggaaaaacaGAAAGTGCAAATATACTTGAAGAGGAAACAGAAGAAGGTTATAGACATGCAGTTTGGGTTATGACAATGAAACTTTTTGCTGACATGGAGAGAAGAAG AAGGGAATTAGCTACTCGAGATGCGGAACAACGTAAAAGGAAACGGGAAGAAGAACTATCTGCAGAAGCACAAGCTGCGTTAGAACGTGAGTGGCaaaaaaattttgaagaatCTCGACAATCAAGAGTTGATAGTTGGAAAGCTTTTCAGTCTGGTGCTAGTGCCACAAAACAAAAGAAAGCAAAAAAATTGAAAGCTTTCAGGCCTCCTAAAACGAAAGCTGAATCACGATAA
- the LOC126866801 gene encoding uncharacterized protein LOC126866801: MATKLESLDKDMILMLSEKLKAWDANFRDMSTKMNKLQDDVRSLKTKKEIKTPVSSPIISQATIPTEVNPQPIKLKDAIETVPVFDGHRPSVFRFLRACERARNMVPRHQESQLVKLLTNKLRGHAFLAVEDTEVISLNDFGNKLKDMFGPGKTVNEYKGELATVFQRPGEDILDYIDRVKDLRLAIMNGERYEYGTVFQDRIDRDTREAFVKGLPNEVYLRVKIAGYQSLDWTMRTAKP, from the coding sequence ATGGCGACTAAATTAGAATCATTGGACAAAGACATGATCTTGATGTTATCGGAAAaacttaaagcatgggatgcgaattTTCGCGACATGAGtacaaaaatgaataaattacaaGACGATGTGCGTTCactgaaaacaaaaaaagaaatcaagaCACCCGTATCATCGCCGATAATTTCCCAAGCGACAATACCGACAGAAGTTAATCCCCAACCAATTAAGTTAAAAGATGCAATAGAGACAGTACCGGTGTTCGACGGACATCGACCCTCggtatttcgatttttaagaGCATGCGAGCGCGCACGAAACATGGTTCCTAGGCATCAAGAATCTCAgttagtaaaattattaacgaaTAAGCTTCGCGGACACGCGTTTCTCGCCGTAGAAGACACAGAAGTAATAAGTTTAAACGATTTcgggaataaattaaaagatatgttCGGTCCGGGAAAAACggttaacgaatataaaggggaattagctACAGTATTTCAACGACCGGGAGAAGATATTTTGGACTACATAGATCGCGTCAAAGATCTCAGACTGGCGATAATGAACGGGGAAAGATACGAGTACGGCACCGTATTTCAAGATAGGATAGATCGAGACACGAGGGAAGCTTTCGTTAAGGGGCTCCCAAACGAGGTGTATTTACGAGTAAAGATAGCAGGATACCAATCCTTGGACTGGACGATGCGTACCGCCAAGCCGTGA